One window from the genome of Acidiferrobacteraceae bacterium encodes:
- a CDS encoding response regulator produces the protein MARQPESGKGTLLIIDDNVMNSDILSRRLSREGYEVLVERDGRDGLDILADHHVDLILLDILMPGMDGYQVLQSLKEDPRTRAIPVIMLTAVHEIESVIRCLELGVDDYLTKPFNIPFVKSRIAAVLHGRPEREGEGRETGSGPKRHILIIDDNAMNQDMLSRRLERDDYEVLTASSGREGLDTIAKQDVDLVLLDILMPEMDGYQVLRTMKEDESTRRLPVIMLTAVSDVESVKRCIDLGADDYLIKPFNSVLLKSRVASVIADRERE, from the coding sequence TGCTGATCATTGATGACAACGTAATGAACAGCGACATCCTTTCCCGAAGACTGTCCAGGGAAGGGTACGAGGTACTGGTCGAGCGCGACGGACGTGACGGGCTCGACATCCTGGCCGATCATCATGTGGACCTGATCCTTCTGGATATTCTGATGCCTGGAATGGACGGCTACCAGGTATTGCAGTCCCTGAAGGAAGATCCGCGCACGCGGGCGATTCCGGTAATCATGCTCACTGCGGTCCACGAGATCGAAAGCGTAATTCGATGTCTTGAGCTTGGCGTGGATGACTATCTGACGAAGCCGTTCAACATTCCATTTGTGAAGTCCCGTATCGCGGCGGTATTGCATGGGCGGCCGGAACGGGAGGGCGAAGGCAGGGAAACCGGTTCCGGGCCGAAGCGCCACATCCTGATCATCGACGACAACGCCATGAACCAGGACATGCTTTCACGGCGTCTGGAGCGCGATGACTACGAGGTGCTGACTGCGTCCAGTGGGCGCGAGGGTCTGGATACTATCGCGAAGCAAGATGTTGATCTGGTGCTTCTCGATATCCTGATGCCGGAAATGGATGGCTACCAGGTACTTCGCACGATGAAGGAGGACGAAAGTACCCGCCGGTTGCCGGTCATCATGCTGACCGCCGTCAGCGATGTTGAAAGCGTCAAGCGCTGTATCGATCTCGGCGCAGATGACTATCTGATCAAGCCATTCAACTCGGTGCTGCTGAAGTCACGCGTTGCATCGGTAATTGCCGATAGAGAACGGGAATAG